Below is a window of Brachyspira pilosicoli DNA.
AAGATGTACTTAATGCTATAAAAGAAGTATTAGGTGCTGATAAGGTTGCTGAGGTGAGGGAGACTAATAGGCTTAAAGAGAGTGTTGTATGTTTATCAAATAAAGAAGATTCTATAAGCTTTAATATGGCTAAGGTACTTGCTGAAAGCGGCAATCCTATGTTTGCTATGAAGCCTGAGAGAGTATTAGAAATTAATACTTCGCATGATGTATTTAAAGCAATAGAAAAAGAGTATCAGGCTAATAAAACTTCTGATTTATTTAAGGAGTATAGCGAACTTCTTTATGATGAGGCTTGTATACTTGAAGGACTTCCACTTGAAGACCCTAAATTATTTGCAAGCAGAATGAGTAAGTTAATGTTAAAGTTATAATTAGTTGATTATATTTTTATTGAAGATAGAAATTGGGAGAATATTTTTAAATATTATATTTTTTCAATTTTTATCTTTTAAGAATTTTATTGTAAATTTTTTGAAGCATATGTTTAACATATTTCGTAAAAATAGTTATAATATATTAAAATAATTATTTTCTATCAACTTTTTCCCGTAGCAAAAAGTTTTTACCCTACGGGCACGCTTCGCAGGGGGCAAAGCCCTGCAAATAATAAAAATAAAGAAAGCTAAAAAATGCAGTATTTTTTAAATATATATATTAAATATTGGAGTTAATTTATGAGATTAAAAATTATTACTTGTTTAATGATGTTATCTGTTTTATTAGCATCTTGTTCTAATAATAATGAATCATCTGATAACACATTAAATATCAACCTTGGTCCGCAGACAAAAAGTATAGACCCTGCTATAAGCTCTACTGTTATAGGTTCATACTATATCACTCATGCTTTTGAGGGTTTAACTACAATAGGTAAAGACGGAAAAATGTCTGGCGGAGCTGCTGAAAGCTGGGAGGAGCTTGATGGCGGTTTGAGATACATATTCCATTTAAGAACTAATGCTAAATGGAGCGATGGAAAAAATGTAACTGCTGAAGATTTTGTATATTCTTGGAGGAGAGTTGTTGATCCAAAAACTGCAAGCGATTATGGATATCAATTTGCTCCTGTAAAAAATGCAGAAAAAATTATAGCTGGAGAATTACCTAAAGAAGAATTAGGAGTTAAGGCTATAGATGATTATACTTTAGAAGTTATATTAGAAAGACCTACTGTTTATTTTTTGGATTTGGTTGGTTTTACTACATTCTATCCTGTAAGAAAGGATATTATAGAACAATATGCTGATAAATGGGAAGTAAATGCAGAAACTTATATAGGAAATGGTCCTTTTACAACTATAGAAATTTCTCCTGATGATAGAATAGTAATGGTAAAAAACACAAATTACTGGAATTATAAAGAAGTGTTGCCCGAAAAATTAAACTTCATAATGATGCAAAACCCTACTGCTTCTGTTGCTGGTATAAAAGACGGAACATTAGATTTTTCTAAAGTAGTTCCTACGCAAGATATACCTGTATTAAAGGAAGAGGGTATATTGCAAATAAAACCTTTATTAGGCTCTTACTATTATTGTTTCAGCACTACTAATGAAATTTTAAAAGATGTGAGAATACGCAAAGCTTTAACATTAGCTATTGACAGAAAATATATAGTTGAAAATGTTACAAAAGGCGGAGAAGTTCCTACTAGTGCTTTCGTGCCTTATGGTGTTAATGATGTTGATGGGGGAGATTTTAGAGAGAATGGCGGAGAGTTTTTTGATATAAATGATTATGCTAAAAATGTTGAAGAAGCTAAAAGATTATTAGCAGAGGCTGGATATCCAAATGGTGAAGGTTTTCCTGTTTTAGAGTTTAATACAGACAGCGGATTAAATGTTACAATA
It encodes the following:
- a CDS encoding peptide ABC transporter substrate-binding protein, yielding MRLKIITCLMMLSVLLASCSNNNESSDNTLNINLGPQTKSIDPAISSTVIGSYYITHAFEGLTTIGKDGKMSGGAAESWEELDGGLRYIFHLRTNAKWSDGKNVTAEDFVYSWRRVVDPKTASDYGYQFAPVKNAEKIIAGELPKEELGVKAIDDYTLEVILERPTVYFLDLVGFTTFYPVRKDIIEQYADKWEVNAETYIGNGPFTTIEISPDDRIVMVKNTNYWNYKEVLPEKLNFIMMQNPTASVAGIKDGTLDFSKVVPTQDIPVLKEEGILQIKPLLGSYYYCFSTTNEILKDVRIRKALTLAIDRKYIVENVTKGGEVPTSAFVPYGVNDVDGGDFRENGGEFFDINDYAKNVEEAKRLLAEAGYPNGEGFPVLEFNTDSGLNVTIFEAVQQMWKENLGIDVQIVQEELAAFFSNRYSRLFTIVRGGWYADFNDPINFLDLFTTPAPLNFPTFSNKEYDEYLRVALTSSDKNLRMDAMHKAEKILIDSYAIMPMYFNTEPLLVSEKLKGVYYNPLSIHRFTYAYKEK